In Cuculus canorus isolate bCucCan1 chromosome 8, bCucCan1.pri, whole genome shotgun sequence, a single genomic region encodes these proteins:
- the JUN gene encoding transcription factor Jun — MSAKMEPTFYEDALNAGFAPPESGGYGYNNAKVLKQNMTLNLSDPSSNLKPHLRNKNADILTSPDVGLLKLASPELERLIIQSSNGLITTTPTPTQFLCPKNVTDEQEGFAEGFVRALAELHNQNTMPSVTSAAQPVTGGMAPVSSMAGNGSFNASLHSEPPVYANLSNFNPNALNSAPNYNASGMGYAPQHHINPQMPVQHPRLQALKEEPQTVPEMPGETPPLSPIDMESQERIKAERKRMRNRIAASKCRKRKLERIARLEEKVKTLKAQNSELASTANMLREQVAQLKQKVMNHVNSGCQLMLTQQLQTF, encoded by the coding sequence ATGAGTGCGAAGATGGAGCCTACTTTCTACGAGGACGCCCTGAACGCCGGGTTCGCGCCGCCGGAGAGCGGCGGGTACGGATACAATAACGCCAAAGTGCTGAAGCAGAACATGACGCTGAACCTGTCCGACCCATCCAGCAACCTGAAGCCGCACCTGAGGAACAAGAACGCGGACATCCTCACCTCCCCCGACGTGGGACTCCTCAAACTGGCCTCGCCCGAGCTGGAGCGGCTCATCATCCAGTCCAGCAACGGGTTGATCACCACCACGCCGACCCCCACGCAGTTCCTCTGCCCCAAAAACGTTACCGACGAGCAGGAGGGGTTCGCCGAAGGCTTCGTGAGAGCCTTGGCGGAGCTGCACAACCAGAACACTATGCCCAGCGTGACCTCGGCCGCGCAGCCTGTCACCGGCGGCATGGCCCCGGTGTCCTCGATGGCCGGCAACGGGAGCTTCAACGCCAGTTTGCACAGCGAGCCCCCGGTCTACGCCAATCTCAGCAACTTCAACCCTAACGCGCTCAACTCCGCACCCAACTATAACGCGAGCGGCATGGGCTATGCACCTCAGCATCACATAAACCCCCAGATGCCGGTGCAGCATCCCAGGCTTCAGGCTTTGAAGGAAGAACCTCAGACTGTACCTGAAATGCCAGGGGAAACTCCTCCCCTGTCCCCTATTGACATGGAGTCGCAGGAGAGaatcaaagcagagagaaaacgCATGAGAAACAGAATTGCAGCATCCAAATGCCGGAAAAGGAAGTTGGAAAGGATTGCCAGgttggaagaaaaagtgaaaacttTGAAAGCCCAGAACTCTGAACTGGCATCCACTGCCAACATGCTCAGAGAACAGGTTGCACAGCTTAAGCAGAAGGTCATGAACCATGTCAACAGCGGGTGCCAGCTAATGCTAACACAACAGTTGCAAACGTTTTGA